A stretch of candidate division KSB1 bacterium DNA encodes these proteins:
- a CDS encoding 4Fe-4S cluster-binding domain-containing protein, whose product MQNGKDKKFPRRVILESTGYCNLKCPSCVTGVRWRKNMGYMDFELFNKVVDEISLHKECCYISLQGGGEPLLHPKIFDFFEYLHEKNPQIISQ is encoded by the coding sequence ATGCAAAATGGAAAAGATAAAAAATTCCCAAGACGAGTAATACTTGAATCAACAGGTTATTGCAACTTAAAATGTCCAAGCTGTGTAACGGGCGTCCGCTGGCGCAAGAATATGGGTTATATGGATTTTGAATTGTTCAATAAAGTTGTCGATGAAATCAGCCTGCATAAGGAATGTTGTTATATTTCATTACAAGGTGGTGGTGAACCGTTATTGCATCCAAAGATTTTTGACTTCTTTGAGTATCTTCATGAAAAGAATCCTCAAATTATATCACAA